TAATTCCTGTCCTGGAACGGCGGATTGCTCGGCAAATGCTAGAAACTGCATCGTTTTGGCCAATAATTTTTTGCTGGAGGGTGTGCTCTAATTTTAACAGCTTCTCACTTTCTGCTTCTGTAAGTCTCGCTGAGGGGATACCTGTTTGTAAGGAAACCACAGAAGCAACAGCTTCTTCATCTACAGGAACCTGGTGCTCTTCCTTATGGTTTTCCCACTCAAGCTTCATGGTTTGCAGGCGCTCCCGGAGTTTTTTCTCTTCATCACGAAGACTCGCTGCTTTTTCGTATTCTTGAGTTCCTATTGCTTGTTCTTTGGCGATTCGTGTATTTTCAATATCCGCTTCGAGCTTCATTAACTCTGTAGGTTGGCCCATCGTATTGACTCGTACACGAGCACCAGCTTCATCTAAGAGGTCTATGGCTTTATCAGGAAGGAATCTCCCATGGACATATTGGTCTGAAAGAGTAGCTGCAGCCTTTAATGCTTCTTCTGTAATAAAGACATTATGGTGTTCTTCGTATTTTTTCTTGAGACCTCGGAGGATCTCAATAGTTTCATCTACGCTTGGAGGCTGAACAATAATCTTCTGGAAACGACGCTCTAAAGCAGCGTCCTTTTCTATATGCTTACGGTACTCATCAATAGTTGTAGCTCCGATACATTGAATTTCCCCTCGCGCTAATGCTGGCTTTAAGATGTTTGAAGCATCAATAGCTCCTTCTGCAGCTCCAGCTCCAACAATTGTATGGAGCTCATCAATAAAGAGGAGGATGTTTCCATGCTTGCGAACCTCATCCATTACTGCTTTAATGCGCTCTTCAAACTGCCCTCGGTATTTTGTTCCCGCAATCATCAATGCTAAATCTAAAGTGATTAAACGCTTTTTACGTAAAGCTTCTGGGACCTCATTGGAAATAATCTTTTGTGCTAAACCTTCCACTATGGCAGTTTTCCCTACACCAGCTTCTCCAATGAGTACAGGGTTGTTTTTCCTTCTTCGGCAAAGAATCAAAATTAACCTTTCCACCTCAGAAGAACGCCCAATCACAGGATCTAATTTAGACTCACGAAACATCTCTGTTAAGTCATAGCCATAAGCTTTTAATGCAGATAATTTCTCGCTCTTATCTACGCCTAAAGTATGGCCTAAAGGAGACTTCGAGGAGGAGGAAGAGCTTCCCCTTGAGGAGGAGGAAGAAGAGGAAGAAGGAGGAAGCTGAAGATTAAAAGTTTCTAACTCTTTAAGAATTTCTTTACGGACATCTCTAGGATCAATGCGGAGGTTTTCTAATACTTGAAGCGCTACACCATCTGTTTGATTTAAAATTCCTAAAAGT
This genomic stretch from Chlamydia pecorum E58 harbors:
- a CDS encoding ATP-dependent Clp protease ATP-binding subunit, with amino-acid sequence MFEKFTNRAKQVIKLAKKEAQRLNHNYLGTEHILLGLLKLGQGVAVNVLRNLGIDFDIARQEVERLIGYGPEIQVYGDPALTGRVKKSFESANEEAGILEHNYVGTEHLLLGILNQTDGVALQVLENLRIDPRDVRKEILKELETFNLQLPPSSSSSSSSRGSSSSSSKSPLGHTLGVDKSEKLSALKAYGYDLTEMFRESKLDPVIGRSSEVERLILILCRRRKNNPVLIGEAGVGKTAIVEGLAQKIISNEVPEALRKKRLITLDLALMIAGTKYRGQFEERIKAVMDEVRKHGNILLFIDELHTIVGAGAAEGAIDASNILKPALARGEIQCIGATTIDEYRKHIEKDAALERRFQKIIVQPPSVDETIEILRGLKKKYEEHHNVFITEEALKAAATLSDQYVHGRFLPDKAIDLLDEAGARVRVNTMGQPTELMKLEADIENTRIAKEQAIGTQEYEKAASLRDEEKKLRERLQTMKLEWENHKEEHQVPVDEEAVASVVSLQTGIPSARLTEAESEKLLKLEHTLQQKIIGQNDAVSSICRAIRRSRTGIKDPNRPTGSFLFLGPTGVGKTLLAQQIAIEMFGGEDALIQVDMSEYMEKFAATKMMGSPPGYVGHEEGGHLTEQVRRRPYCVVLFDEIEKAHPDIMDLMLQILEQGRLTDSFGRKVDFRHAIIIMTSNLGADLIKKSGEIGFGFRSPMDYKVIQEKIENAVKKHLKPEFINRLDESVIFRPLEKDSLSQIIHLEINKLDTRLKNYQMALDIPDSVISFLVTKGHSPEMGARPLRRVIEQYLEDPLAELLLKESCRQEARKLRATLVEDRVTFEKEENAHTEEVSVSTQNMDS